gagtgacgcataactcttatgcgtcactaacaaaaagacgcataatccttatgcgtcgctattaaacgacgcataatcATTGTGCGTCGTTagttaatgacgcataaccattgtgCGTCGTTTATTAGAGACGCATAACACTTATGCGTCGTTTATTAGAGACGCATAATacttatgcgtcgtttaatagcgacgcataactcttatgcgtctttaGTTAGCGACGCATAATACTTATGCGTCGTTAGTTGAGTTTTAAAACGGGCAGAAGGCAGAATCAGGCAGAAACGCGACGAAAGAGGCGAAGCAGGCGAGGCAGGCGATTTCCGACGAATCCGAGCAAAATCCGGCGAATTACCACCattttgcaaccattttccggtaattgttcttcaatttggctAAATACATCCTTTAATGTTTAATTTGGGCAGGTTTTCCGTTATTTAGTAAAAGTAGGGTTTTTgattaaattgatggatttttggtatttttgtgttgttttgttgcatataagtagcgattatgatgaaattatgggttatgatgaaattgatggaatttttggacgactttccgtaatttgtgtatttcatatggatttaatttagcaaaattagcgtttatgatgaaattgttggatttgttggtcgattttccgtaatttgggtatttcatatgcatataattgaatGGGTAGTAGCAATTGATTAAGTTTTTGTAATTGTGCCCCTTTTGGTGGGCGATTTTATGCATATATTGTGCCCCTaagttgcaatttagttagcttgttgattgttgagttgttatgaaaaaaatttgaagcatgggtgaatgttttgaagtagatggcatctgcaagttccgaacaacagttatgctatggacctgaggatccatcacTACTGTTTCATCAGAGCGAACACATTTCAAGCTCGTTGTTGGCGAATGGCACAACAAATGTGTTGAGAAGtcgtaggacggagagtaaggtGTGGGCATTGCCtatacatgaaaatgtgatgtattggctaggtgtatgggggttcagaggcgtggttgaatgtggaagaccgatgaggatggacaatgagctaataactgccttgatcgagcgctggaggcctgagacacactgtttccaccttccagttggGGAAGTTACTGTTaccttacaggatgtgcaaagcctgtggggtttgagagcagacggtcgtgctttcactggccgtgactaccctgttggatttgaagattggtccagcaagtgtagagatttgttgggatggatacctgacTCAGAAACCGAAACGAAGCACGGTGGTTTGTTGATGACGTCTCTGATCCACCAAGCGACGATGCCGTTGGGTGATGGGCTGCCTGTGTATGCATACATTCAAAGAGCACGCATACATGCTCTGATCCTGTTAGGGGGGCTTATTTTACCGGACACCACAGGGTGCAAGGTCCCCTTTATGTGGTTAAATGCCTTAGACGATCCGGAAGATGTGGCTaatatcagttggggtagtgctgcgttagcatacctgtatcattatttgtgcgaggcttctgtaggcagacagagaagagatgtcggtggacctatggttctcttgcagctgtgggcctgggaaagaatgcctacattgaggccagccttcttgatatcgcctatgcacacgccgtataccccgtgcggagccaagtaatgtttttgtttaaattaactcacataattatgtgttttgttgataacttttgacattaatattatgtataggtggcacggagttactgaaattggaaatgcgCCCCGACATTCAGTAGCTCATTATCGTGATCAGTTATCACTGATCCGTCCTGGCCAGGTGAAATTTATTTGTGTTGtcttaattaatgaatttacttactatagtatgaaattaattgtgttttttattttatttgtttgtagtttCTGTGGACACCCTATGCAGACTGTATCCTCCCTGAGTACTGCATTGATTCGACTGCATCCTACTTGTGCGATACTTATTTGGTGTGCTGGTCATTTGTCGAGGCACACGAGGCTGGACGCGTTTGTCGACAATTTAACCGCTACCAGCGTATTCCTCAGTACTGTGATAGGATGCTACATAGCTCCGGCCATTTGAGTAAAAGTCATCGCCGTGGGAGGAAGGGCGCTGATTGGGCTAAGGTACAtaagttcttcattgatgaatgGGACTTGCGCCACGACAGGTTCCAAGCAACTTTTGACCACGCAACGGCGACACTAGGTGGTCGCATTAATCCGGGTTATATGGCGTGGTACAATAGGATCACCGTGTCGTACCTAGTTCAACCTGGGACACAGTCAACTGACGGGATGAACGAGGCAGCCTCTTCTAATTTATTGGCGGTATGTgatgtttttgtatataaaaacgtctttagtttagtttaaagtttgtattgCTCAAAGTGGTATGATGTCATTTGTATTTTTGTTATCTAGGTTGAGACCCTTCAGGGGATATGGCATTTGACCTCTGAGCATGACACAGACCCTCGGTTCATTCAGATTCGAGACATGGCTGCTTCGGCACTTCGTGCGATGAACCATGCTGATGCGATGGAGTATCCATCTTCTCAACGGCAAAATGTGGTCGTGCCGCCACGCCCACCAACTTCTCTTCGTCATGGACTGCCGGGTGTCCGGACGGGTGGGCACGGGATTACACGACAGCATAGGTTGGCGCAGCAGCAGCAACCGCAACCTGAGTATGCGGTACCAGAGCCCTTGAGTCCGGAGTACGATCCCCCAGGATGGTCTCAGTTGAGTGGTGCAAGCATTGAGCCCTCGCAATGGGGAGCACGCGCGTCATGTGATTCATTCTTTGGAGGTGTGTCTGATTGGGATGCATCTCAACAAGGACGTGACACGTACTTTCAGAATTATCAATTTATGGATCGTGTGGGGGAAGAAGAGGGTCAGGAAGAAGAGGGTccggaagaagagggaggggaaGAAGAGGGTCAGGAAGAAGAGGGTCCGGAAGAAGAGGGCGGGGAGGAACATGACGAAGTAATATTCCGACCACCGACCGCGGGATCCTCACGATCATCAAGTACGATTGGCCGGGCTATGCAGAATGTATTCAGGGGCTTCTCAACAAGGAAGAACAAAGGGAAGGCTCCGACAAAGTTCACGCCTCCATCTAGATAGATTTCGGGCATATGTCAGTATTTGTGTCTATTGAAACAGGTTGTggttgattattttttatgtgaTGAAAAATAGGatcaacaaatattattttgctaTGGTTGAATGAACagtattatgattttgataaacAACTATATAAACGAATATCAACATATGACCGAGCGAagtattatgattttgataaatcagtattatgattttgatataaaattcgGTTACAAATATAAACGAATACCAAATATAAACCGTATTATGAAACAAATAACAAATTTTGAATCATAAAATCGCCCGATCGGGCATTTTAGGCACgtaaatcgcccgaccgggcgaagtttCTGGACTAAACAGTGCTGAACGAAATTGCTTTTGTGACGCATAACTATTATGCGTCTCTATTTggtgacgcataactcttatgcgtcgttaCTTGGTAACGCATAAGTGTTATGCGTCGTTTATTGgtgacgcataatgcttatgcgtcaccAAGTGAATTTCGTTTCTACACTGAATTCACATTTTTGAACATTTTTTCCGGGTTGTGTGTGGCTTTTTGAAACACATAATGTTACAAAATTTTTAGTCTAGACATAATAAAACACATCATAAATGTCGACAACATCTCACAAATGTTGATACATACATAACATCTCAAATACACAAGTTCAGATGCAAATGGCTACCATGACTTTACTGAACGGCACCGGCTGAGCAATTTCTTCGGTCATGCCCCTCTATCCCGCAATTTCTGCAACGACGGGGAGCTCTCGGTTCATCCTCCTCCtggacatccatttgattaagTATCCTCCTTCTTCTAACTCGGCCACGCGTTCTAGGAATCAACTGCTGAGGGGTGATGCACAATTTCCATGAAGGTGCAAcaagcaacttacctttaaatcttcctcgaaggtgagtcccgtccactgttaacaccggtgcggccttctggaacgcatgtattgcaggcccaaatgcccagaaaacatagttgaacaccattgtacgcctctgactcaacagatcgttatgcttccactcaacaattgtgcccatattctgtgactggagttcaaacatgtagcttggcaactgcctaaacgactcctcccatccaccgtatacaaactctatagcctttctctttgcataccacgccttcttataactgattaacacaccaaatctgtcttgaatatcagctattattgagaagaccttgaaatcggcacattgtcgcacatgatgtcgaatcaacagagctatcattggggctgaaaagttagcatgatctctATTAGCACGATGGCCTATACAGGTATGTCGattcttccacttcctaacttcccacatatcgtcatgcgacctttgtgtaactgaaacctcccacttacattccctcgccttttcagcatcggtggtgctgatgatgcctgcccctgtgactgtcgttcctgctggaaatttgcatacagcatgccaccttcttaatttgctctcgacaaccttaaactgtttttcattccataaactccacatagttatagcagttttcacgtgtagcttggaatcaaattttgttcccaacacaatccgatgcggctcattctcattccaatacaaaaggctgtgttcattacctcccacatcatccgatactccagaaggacgacttggtaattcacgaaagaatctaaacccattaggattgtattccggaagtggttgttcaccttgcataacaggtttacatggtactatctcatcatcagaactagcaccgacatcatcagcaccatcaccatcactgagatcggggtctggctctgtctcggatagtggccttggctcatcaagatcatctgcatcatctacctcatcattcaatccaacaccaacatcagcaacatctacaacatctacaacatctacaacatctctctgctcattcatttggtccaccctcgcagatgatccaataccacactcaaaactcatttgttcaaacctcgcagatgctccaataccataatcaacaactggtgggatttcttcactcctcacaggtgaatactcaacaaataattcaatacacccacttgaattttgagcattgttgaacataaacattacaCTATCATCATTGCgaatcacagaacatgtataactcataccggaaccatagactatacattgtctccataataattcaattgtgtgttggttcatatctattcccaTCGCATCACAAATCATTGCTACCAACTCATAATaggaaacacatgaatttaatataatggagctcctcgcacgaggtgggtcataaccaatacccatatgtggtagttgaactactctaccaccccaatacaaactcacaaatacttgcatgatttctgcatcaaaaacatataaaccaacgacaattatggacattttcctacaagccctaatttgtataaattgggtaaaactaacaaatgaaagcacaataaacatgaataatgatgaatgtagctaaattgatgaacaaattaccggatcttatggagaaatcGCCGGAAATTGCCAGAAAACGCCGGAAATCGCCGAGATAGAGGAATTGAAAGTGTATGAAGGTGCGTTCTGTGATCTGCGTGTGACTGGAGGCAGATAAAAGCCgccttaacgacgcataaccaatGTGCGTCGTTCATGagcgacgcacaacccttatgcgtcgttaagcgacgcataatccttatgcgtcattacttaacgacgcataatggttatgcgtttcattaagaacgacgcacaatcattatgcgtcactccctcaattagaatgaatctattctccttcattaaattggaattccattactctcttagcacaaaagaagaaagaccTCGACAAATTATCTATGGAGTTCAAAGTgtttttttacacaaaataaGAGGTTGTGGAAGTAGAATGTTTTGCCAAAAAAGTAATAAATCTGATGCCTGAATTGCTAGTGTAAGAGTAAAGAGGATTGCAATTTGCAAGCATCTGCAAACATGCTTGTACATTTCATGCATGTTATGCcaatgagtattatttttagttCTAGTTTAAAACAATCAAAATACATGATACATCctaatagtattatttagtcttttatattttaaaacaataaaatatatgCATCTTATATACGGAGTATGTTTCAAAACTAAGAAATACGGTATTACAACGATATATGAAGATTGTAATGATTCAAAATCTTGATAGTATTTTTTTGGTATTTCAAATATCCCACTAATATCAATATCGATTTAATTTGGGCCAATATCAAAGTCTTCCTCCACTACTTGGAATGAGTGGGAATATAATTGTAaagttgaaaacatttaaacaTTCAATTGTTGGCATATGTATTACAACGATGAAGATTCCGCCATTAATAATCCATAACAGTTGCAACAGGAGGATATCCCATTCACCTATCAAGTACCAATCTTCATTTAAAGAATGTTTTCTTAATTAGTCTCAATATGAAATTTACATACTTATAATTTGAATTTGGAAAAATAACGATTTTAAGAATCTGAATTATAAAAAATCACGCCATAAGTGCATGAGCTGACAATATTGCCCATAAGCTCATTCAGGGCATACAAATAGTTTTATTATCTCTATACTTGCAACGCTTCTCTTGACACAAATCATTTCAGTTATTTTTTCCTTCtccataaatatataaatatgtgtgtAAAGTGAACAAAAAATACAAGAAGATTTTAGGGATCAAATCACGTtagattcactaattaccgaaatctcttttattttattaggatTGAGAGATGATCAATCTCTTCAAGCAAACAGACCGGATACACCCACAAAGAGTACTCACAGAAGAAACACACTCCCAATCGGACGGCTCACACTCCACATGGATCACGACGTGGAGTGACAAGTGGTGGCCATCGACGAGCCCAGGTAGGTGAAACGGATAATTATGCATCACAATGCATCTTTAATCACTTGGGCTCACAAATAAAACAGCCCAACTTAGACTTGGTCCACAATATTCAACAAGGAATAACAATTTCATGAAATTTTAGAGCCTATTATCATCTACATAAAATATTTGGTACTTCCTCACATAATTAATGTTGGAGTGCAAATGTGAAATCATATTTCCTGAATTTTTTACTTCGGCTATGGTTGGGTTTAGATTAAAttgattaattgaatttatatGAGCTTATTCGTTTTATATGAGTAAATTTTGGTACATACTGCATGGACCACTGCTTTGCAATTTACTTTTTTGAAGTAAGCAAAGTTCGTGTTGTCATAAAATTGTACTCTCAATCAACTTATCTCAAGAAAAGAGCTCTAAACATTagtaatttgttattaataagAGTGATCACTGTATAAAAATGAATATGCAAGTTCAGCAATGCAGCTCAATCATTTATTAATAATCGAACCATTTATAATGGACTTAAATGGTCTAATAATTTGATGTTAAAGTTTACACCGACTTACAAAtaatacaaaacaaaaaaaaagaacctATACATTTTactcatttatattttatacatCTCAAAAGTCAATCCAACCTTCCCTTACGTAATTACTAATATAATTGAAATCCAAATTATATTAAGTAGGTTGTGGCTGATTTTTGGGTCTTATTGTGGAtgctataacaaaaaaaaaatacttgcaTTTTTTCAAAGACACTTTTGATGCAACTTTTTGACTGTTCAAATATCTAAAACCAGATTTTTCCATGTTTAAGCACACAAAGGATGCACAAACCCTTTTTAAATCATTCTatttaaaattactaattaaattacatGATCTGCCccataagtaaataaaataatcacaCACGTATACGTTGCTCCCGCCAAACAGATTTGAGCGGAAACATAGGATTAGGACGTTAATCtctatttaattaatactaatacagTAAAGGttttgcttataaatagatAGAATATAAATGGTGgataaataaaaggaaatattcGAAGCGCCGCAAATGGAAGTGAAGAAGAGTGTGCTGAAAAATGACAAAGTGAAATTGAAttgatgatgacgatgatgattCCCACACCCCTCTCaattctccttctctctctccaacTAACGTGAAGGAATCGAGCCGCACAAATGGCCGCGGCTTCCTCTTCCAGCTGCTTGGCAACTCATGATTCTCCTCGCCACAAATACAACCCTAGTAGAAATACCAATTTATACTATTCTCCTTTGAATTTGATGGTAATTGCAAAAGATATATCGTCTTCATCCtcatatgcatatgcatatAATACTAACaattttaccaaatttaaaattcattcACCAGAATCAAAATCAGCCGCGCTTGCTATATAATACTCCTAGGTGTAGCAGTATTAATGATAATTATATTGGGATTGGTTCTTCGCTGTCAAAGTCAGAGCGCCAATTCCAACCTGTCTGCTCATTAGTCAACTTTCAATCATCCAATCGCCCCCGATCTCCCGCCATGGCCGATCCTCTCACCAACGGCGCCGGATCTTCCCACCTCCTTCGCCATGTCAGCTCCCTCGCAGCTAATCCGCCCTCCCGATTGAATGCCGTCGTCCTCGGCGACGCCCTTGCTTCCGAGGAAAACGATCTCGTTATCCCCAATCCCGATTTCTCTGCCCAAGCTCATGTCCCCTCCCCCGCCGAGGTTCTCTCTCTCGCTCGTTTACCTTCTGATCTACTTGCTTTTCTACTACTTCTAAGCTGTGATGTTAACTGACTAACTCAATTGTGGCAGTATCTCGATATGTACAAACGATCCGTTGAGGACCCCGCCGGATTCTGGTCCGACATTGCTTCTCAGTTCTACTGGAAGCAAAAATGGGATAGTCCTGTTTACTCTGAGAATATGGACGTTAGCAAGGGCAGAATCAACATTGAGGTATCTCATCTCCGCAACCATCCCTTACTTGCTTT
This sequence is a window from Salvia splendens isolate huo1 chromosome 14, SspV2, whole genome shotgun sequence. Protein-coding genes within it:
- the LOC121763912 gene encoding uncharacterized protein LOC121763912, with the translated sequence MHTPYTPCGAKWHGVTEIGNAPRHSVAHYRDQLSLIRPGQFLWTPYADCILPEYCIDSTASYLCDTYLVCWSFVEAHEAGRVCRQFNRYQRIPQYCDRMLHSSGHLSKSHRRGRKGADWAKVHKFFIDEWDLRHDRFQATFDHATATLGGRINPGYMAWYNRITVSYLVQPGTQSTDGMNEAASSNLLAVETLQGIWHLTSEHDTDPRFIQIRDMAASALRAMNHADAMEYPSSQRQNVVVPPRPPTSLRHGLPGVRTGGHGITRQHRLAQQQQPQPEYAVPEPLSPEYDPPGWSQLSGASIEPSQWGARASCDSFFGGVSDWDASQQGRDTYFQNYQFMDRVGEEEGQEEEGPEEEGGEEEGQEEEGPEEEGGEEHDEVIFRPPTAGSSRSSSTIGRAMQNVFRGFSTRKNKGKAPTKFTPPSR